In one Arenibacter antarcticus genomic region, the following are encoded:
- a CDS encoding capsule assembly Wzi family protein, whose protein sequence is MLKKSPIFIFCLLSSLMLHAQNHFITDVSLKALVSEKENSFWSYSNSNGLIQPSTKLFGAIGSEFSNYVGEYGRLVLGASAFYAINHNHPDGVAFNQYYGVYEFHKLSLTLGAKQRPEKLMGLSSIGGDILWSNNARALPGIEIASIAPIKLSNFMSVEGALGHYYFIDNREVDKARLHYKQLTFNFNTSRNSVLSLGLHHYAQWGGVRSNNRTQPNSVQDYIKIGFGVSEDNTANHLASYHIDYKIKFRNEDKLHLYYQSILEDISKKEAKNFSNDVWGAFWSTPKNSFIKGFLYEYQNTVRPNNYFNNDIYASGWTHFGEVIGTPFITPNRDGTGIINNTYKAHHLGVTGRIFNLTYKGKASYVENKGLYSDPWNPTHKNLYGYGELTYHPSERSSFTFSLGGDINSALRDRVTVGLEYRYRFGRLSRYIYARD, encoded by the coding sequence ATGCTTAAAAAATCCCCGATTTTTATTTTTTGCTTACTGTCATCCTTAATGCTTCACGCCCAAAATCACTTTATTACAGACGTTAGCCTAAAGGCACTTGTGTCAGAGAAGGAAAATTCGTTTTGGTCCTACAGCAACTCCAATGGGTTAATACAGCCCAGTACCAAGCTCTTTGGAGCTATAGGTTCCGAATTCTCCAACTATGTGGGTGAATACGGCAGGCTTGTACTAGGAGCTAGTGCGTTTTACGCTATTAACCACAACCATCCAGATGGAGTGGCCTTCAACCAATATTATGGAGTATACGAATTCCATAAATTATCACTCACCCTAGGGGCAAAACAACGCCCAGAAAAACTTATGGGACTCTCTAGCATAGGAGGAGATATCCTATGGAGCAATAATGCAAGAGCGCTTCCAGGGATAGAAATCGCGTCCATTGCCCCAATTAAGTTGTCAAATTTTATGAGTGTGGAAGGCGCCTTGGGACATTACTATTTTATTGACAACCGAGAAGTGGATAAAGCACGACTCCATTACAAACAACTGACCTTTAATTTTAACACCTCCAGAAATTCGGTCTTATCCCTAGGTTTACACCATTATGCACAATGGGGAGGAGTACGAAGCAACAATAGGACACAACCGAATAGTGTTCAGGATTACATTAAGATTGGTTTTGGTGTTTCAGAGGACAATACAGCTAACCATTTGGCATCTTACCATATAGATTATAAAATTAAATTTAGGAACGAGGATAAACTACATCTGTATTACCAATCAATCTTAGAAGACATCTCTAAGAAGGAAGCAAAGAATTTTTCGAATGACGTATGGGGCGCCTTCTGGTCTACCCCAAAAAATAGTTTTATAAAAGGATTCCTCTATGAATACCAAAATACAGTAAGACCAAATAATTATTTTAACAATGATATCTACGCCTCTGGCTGGACCCATTTTGGCGAGGTTATAGGTACCCCTTTCATTACCCCAAATCGCGATGGGACGGGTATTATTAACAATACCTACAAGGCGCATCATCTAGGAGTTACGGGACGTATCTTCAATTTAACCTACAAGGGGAAAGCTAGCTATGTAGAGAATAAGGGGCTGTATAGCGACCCCTGGAATCCTACACACAAAAACCTGTACGGCTATGGAGAGCTCACCTACCATCCCTCCGAAAGAAGCAGCTTTACCTTTAGCCTCGGCGGCGATATAAATAGCGCATTACGAGATCGAGTAACCGTAGGCCTAGAATACCGCTACCGCTTTGGGAGACTCTCACGTTACATCTATGCGCGGGATTAG
- a CDS encoding DNA-directed RNA polymerase subunit alpha C-terminal domain-containing protein, with the protein MKKNMVTYDEFLEALDTIRKFQKQVSELYRETEGEVGSISKFVGVDRNTKIYRLPLSTRTFNVLKAMDKIELLEGTTQDLAKLSLKELLHTKNAGRKTIHEIKELCLFANLEMKR; encoded by the coding sequence ATGAAAAAGAACATGGTCACCTACGATGAATTTCTAGAAGCCCTAGACACTATAAGAAAATTCCAGAAACAAGTTTCCGAACTCTATAGGGAAACAGAAGGTGAAGTTGGCTCGATATCTAAATTTGTAGGCGTTGACAGGAATACCAAAATCTACCGTTTGCCATTGTCTACTCGTACTTTTAACGTACTGAAAGCAATGGACAAGATAGAACTATTGGAAGGAACCACCCAGGACTTGGCGAAACTGTCACTAAAGGAACTTTTGCACACCAAGAATGCCGGAAGAAAAACGATCCACGAAATAAAAGAACTCTGTTTGTTCGCCAATCTCGAAATGAAACGTTAG